One Lemur catta isolate mLemCat1 chromosome 15, mLemCat1.pri, whole genome shotgun sequence genomic window carries:
- the RHBDF2 gene encoding inactive rhomboid protein 2 produces the protein MASADKNGGSLSSVSSSRLQSRKPPNLSITIPPPEKEAQAPGEQDSMLPERPRNPAYLKSISLQEPRTRWQESSSEKHPGFRRQASVSQSIRKGAAQWFGVSGDWEGKRQHWQRRSLHHCSVRYGRLKASCQRDLELLSQEVPSFQGTESPKPCKMPKIVDPLARGRAFRHPDEVDRPHAPHPPLTPGVLSLTSFTSVRSGYSHLPRRKRISVAHMSFQAAAALLKGRSVLDATGQRCRVIKRSFAYPSFLEEDAVDGADTFDSSFFSKEEMSSMPDDVFESPPLSASYFRGIPHSASPVSPDGVQVPLKECGRASVPATRRGKRIASTVKHFAFDRKKRHYGLGVVGNWLNRSYRRSISSTVQRQLESFDSHRPYFTYWLTFVHIIITLLVICTYGIAPVGFAQHVTTQLVLRNKGVYESVKYIQQENFWVGPSSIDLIHLGAKFSPCIRKDQQIEQLVLREQDLERDSGCCVQNDHSGCIQTQHKDCSETLATFVKWQDDTGPPMDKSDLGQKRTSGAVCHQDPRTCEEPASSGAHIWPDDITKWPICTEQAKSNHTGFLHIDCEIKGRPCCIGTKGSCEITTREYCEFMHGYFHEEATLCSQVHCLDKVCGLLPFLNPEVPDQFYRLWLSLFLHAGVVHCFVSVVFQMTILRDLEKLAGWHRIAIIFILSGITGNLASAIFLPYRAEVGPAGSQFGLLACLFVELFQSWQLLERPWKAFLNLSGIVLFLFVCGLLPWIDNIAHIFGFLSGLLLAFAFLPYITFGTSDKYRKRALILVSLLAFAGLFASLVLWLYIYPINWPWVEFLTCFPFTSRFCEKYELDQVLH, from the exons ATGGCCTCGGCTGACAAGAATGGCGGGAGCCTCTCCTCTGTGTCCAGCAGCCGCCTGCAGAGCCGGAAGCCACCCAACCTGTCCATTACCATCCCGCCACCTGAGAAAGAGGCCCAGGCCCCCGGCGAGCAGGACAGCATGCTGCCCGAG AGGCCCAGGAACCCAGCCTACTTGAAGAGCATCAGCCTCCAGGAGCCGCGGACGCGATGGCAGGAGAGCAGCTCAGAGAAGCACCCCGGCTTCCGCCGCCAGGCCTCCGTGTCCCAGAGCATCCGCAA GGGCGCAGCCCAGTGGTTCGGGGTCAGCGGCGACTGGGAGGGGAAGCGGCAGCACTGGCAGCGCCGCAGCCTGCACCACTGCAGCGTGCGCTACGGCCGCCTGAAGGCCTCGTGCCAGAGGGACCTGGAGCTGCTCAGCCAGGAGGTGCCGTCCTTCCAGGGCACCGAGTCCCCCAAGCCCTGCAAGATGCCCAAG ATTGTGGACCCGCTGGCCCGGGGCCGGGCGTTCCGCCACCCGGACGAGGTGGACCGGCCCCACGCCCCGCACCCGCCGCTGACCCCCGGGGTCCTGTCGCTCACCTCCTTCACCAGCGTCCGCTCCGGCTACTCCCACCTGCCGCGCCGCAAGAGGATATCTGTGGCCCACATGAGCTTTCAAGCTGCCGCTGCCCTCCTCAAA GGGCGCTCGGTGCTGGATGCCACCGGACAGCGGTGCCGGGTGATCAAACGCAGCTTCGCCTACcccagcttcctggaggaggacgCGGTCGATGGGGCAGACACATTTGACTCCTCATTTTTTAGTAAG GAAGAAATGAGCTCCATGCCTGATGACGTGTTCGAGTCTCCGCCACTCTCCGCCAGCTACTTCCGAGGGattccccactcagcctcccctGTCTCCCCCGATGGGGTGCAAGTCCCTCT GAAGGAGTGTGGCCGAGCCTCGGTGCCTGCAACCAGGCGCGGCAAGCGCATCGCCTCCACAGTGAAGCACTTTGCCTTTGACCGCAAGAAGCGGCACTACGGCCTGGGCGTGGTGGGCAACTGGCTGAACCGCAGCTACCGCCGCAGCATCAGCAGCACCGTGCAGCGCCAGCTGGAGAGCTTCGACAGCCACCG GCCCTACTTCACCTACTGGCTCACCTTCGTCCACATCATCATCACGCTGCTGGTGATTTGCACCTATGGCATCGCACCCGTGGGCTTTGCCCAGCATGTCACCACCCAGCTG GTGCTGAGGAACAAAGGCGTGTACGAGAGTGTGAAGTACATCCAGCAGGAGAACTTCTGGGTCGGCCCCAGCTCG ATTGACCTGATCCACCTGGGAGCCAAGTTCTCGCCCTGCATCCGGAAGGACCAGCAGATCGAGCAGCTGGTGCTTCGGGAGCAAGACTTGGAGCGGGACTCGGGCTGCTGTGTCCAGAACGACCACTCGGGCTGCATCCAGACCCAGCACAAGGACTGCTCG gaGACTTTGGCCACTTTCGTTAAGTGGCAGGATGATACCGGGCCCCCCATGGACAAGTCCGATCTGGGCCAGAAGCGGACATCGGGGGCTGTGTGCCACCAGGACCCCAG GACCTGTGAGGAGCCCGCCTCCAGTGGTGCCCACATCTGGCCCGATGACATCACCAAGTGGCCG aTCTGCACGGAGCAGGCCAAGAGCAACCACACGGGCTTCCTGCACATAGACTGCGAGATCAAGGGCCGCCCCTGCTGCATCGGCACCAAGGGCAG CTGTGAGATCACCACCCGGGAATACTGTGAGTTCATGCATGGCTATTTCCATGAGGAAGCAACACTCTGCTCCCAG GTGCACTGCTTGGACAAAGTGTGTGGGCTGCTGCCCTTCCTCAACCCCGAGGTTCCTGATCAGTTCTACAGGCTCTGGCTCTCTCTGTTCCTGCACGCTGG CGTGGTGCACTGCTTTGTGTCCGTGGTCTTTCAAATGACCATCCTGCGGGACCTGGAGAAGCTGGCCGGCTGGCACCGTATCGCCATCATCTTCATCCTCAGCGGCATCACTGGCAACCTCGCCAGTGCCATCTTCCTCCCGTACCGGGCAGAG GTGGGCCCGGCCGGCTCGCAGTTCGGTCTCCTCGCCTGCCTCTTCGTGGAGCTCTTCCAGAGCTGGCAGCTGCTGGAGCGGCCCTGGAAAGCCTTCCTCAACCTCTCGGGCATCGTGCTCTTCCTGTTCGTCTGCGGGCTCCTGCCCTGGATCGACAACATCGCCCACATCTTCGGCTTCCTCAGCGGCCTGCTGCTGGCCTTCGCCTTCCTGCCCTACATCACCTTCGGCACCAGCGACAAGTACCGCAAGCGAGCCCTCATCCTGGTGTCCCTGCTGGCCTTCGCCGGCCTCTTCGCCTCCCTGGTGCTCTGGCTCTACATCTACCCGATTAACTGGCCCTGGGTCGAGTTCCTCACCTGCTTCCCCTTCACCAGCCGCTTCTGCGAGAAGTACGAGCTGGACCAGGTGCTGCACTGA